The genomic window GGCGGCTTCGTCCTCGTTGCCTGCGACGAGGTATGCGTTCACCTGCCGCGCTGGCTCGAAGGAGCGCTCGGGCTTGCGAACCATCAGCACGCCGGTGCGCGCGAACACCTTCCACATCACGTCGCGCGCGGAGTCGCCGGGTGCGTAGCGGCGGATGTCGACGCGGTCGCCCTCGGGCGTGCCGGCGGGGTGCGAGTCGCCGTCGCCGCCGGTGCGCGTCACCACCACGCTCGGATCTCGCAGCTTGCCGGGGTTGGGCAGGATCCACGCGCTCACGTCGCGCGCGTCGCGCAGACGCAGGCGCGTGAGACCGAAGACGTCGCGAACCTCGATCACGCGCTCGATGCGTTTCACCTCCGCGCGCCGCGACGCGCGCACCTCCTCGAGCCAGGAGCCGCCGCCGATGCGCGGCTGCAGACGACACGCGACGTGCTCCGGTTCCTCCCAGCGCAGCCCGAGCGTGATCCACGGCAGCGGCCAGTCCGGCAGCACGAAGCCGGTGCGGAACCAAACCTCGGTCTCGATGCGCTCGGGCAGCGCGGGCGTGGGCAGCTCGCGCAGCGCGCGGCGCAGGACGAATGCGGTGGCCGCCGCGCCGAGCGCGCAGATCGCGAGCACTGCGAGACAGGCGAGCGCCGCGACGAGCAGCAGCAGGTCGAGCGCGCGGAAGCCGTAGTACCAGAGCGCGAGCCCGCTCCCCGCGGCGAGCAGGGCGCCCGGCAGCGCCAGCGGCTGCCAATCGAAGGCGCGCGCGAGCGGACGCAACCAGCGAGGAGCACGCATGACGCTGGTTTAGCAGCGCGCGAAGAGCCGCCCGGAAGGAAAACGGATCCCGCGGTCAGCCCTGGCACACGCCGAGCGCGCGCAGCTGCGCCGCGGCCTGCTTCGCCCAGCCGCGATTCGCCGCGGGGCTGGCGGGGCTCGGGTGCAGGATCTCGCCGACGCGCGCGCTGCCCGGCAGCGCAGCGCGCGCACGATCGGCCGCGAAGCGCCCGATGCCCACCACGACGCGCGGCGCGAACAGCGAAGCGAGCTTCGCGAGCGCGCGGTCGCACGCGGCGAAGAGCGCGTCGCGTTCTGCGCGCGGCAGCTGATCCGGCGTGCGGTTCTTCCCGCTCGCCTCCATGAACACGAGCGGGCAGTAGTTCAGGACGAACGCCTCCGCGAAAAAGCGCTCCGGCTTCTCCCAGTGCGCCGCAACCGCGCCCCACACCCGCGCGCCGCTCACCTCACTGCGCTCACACGCGAACCCGTCGACCGGCCGCTTCGGGTGCTCGCGCGCCGGCTTCGCCACCGGCCCCTCGATCCCGAGCCAGCCGCGTACCGCCGCGACCTCGCCGAACGGCACCCCCGTCTGCGCCATCCCGTAGGGCCCCGGATTCATCCCCAGGAAGAGAATGGGCACCGGCCCCTGCGCATACCGCCGCACGAACGCCGCATGCGGCCGCATCGCGTACGACAGCGGGTCGTACACATGCGTCACCGGCGCCCCAAACCAAAGCGCCGCGAGCTCCCGCGACAGCCCCCGCT from Deltaproteobacteria bacterium includes these protein-coding regions:
- a CDS encoding DUF58 domain-containing protein; this translates as MRAPRWLRPLARAFDWQPLALPGALLAAGSGLALWYYGFRALDLLLLVAALACLAVLAICALGAAATAFVLRRALRELPTPALPERIETEVWFRTGFVLPDWPLPWITLGLRWEEPEHVACRLQPRIGGGSWLEEVRASRRAEVKRIERVIEVRDVFGLTRLRLRDARDVSAWILPNPGKLRDPSVVVTRTGGDGDSHPAGTPEGDRVDIRRYAPGDSARDVMWKVFARTGVLMVRKPERSFEPARQVNAYLVAGNEDEAAAAAARLALESGALGEGWRFGADGARAEARELAQALHAVAASGGARGATGLGAFLEGATAADPCIVFTPASDGAWRYDVQRLAAQHGPRLAFVLGADGVARTRARGAFDRFVYAGEAARGISERELRGLVAELSSYGGDVKILDRATGLAHDGHGGQLT
- a CDS encoding single-stranded DNA-binding protein produces the protein MSRGGANAFAEKVLRVERGLSRELAALWFGAPVTHVYDPLSYAMRPHAAFVRRYAQGPVPILFLGMNPGPYGMAQTGVPFGEVAAVRGWLGIEGPVAKPAREHPKRPVDGFACERSEVSGARVWGAVAAHWEKPERFFAEAFVLNYCPLVFMEASGKNRTPDQLPRAERDALFAACDRALAKLASLFAPRVVVGIGRFAADRARAALPGSARVGEILHPSPASPAANRGWAKQAAAQLRALGVCQG